One window from the genome of Metabacillus flavus encodes:
- a CDS encoding DUF485 domain-containing protein: MDIKEEAQVQAERNKGARIDYTAIAESPAFRNLLAKKKKFILPLSLFFLAFYFTLPVLTAYTKVLNNPAIGAISWAWVFAFAQFIMTWVLCSLYSKKAASFDVMVEDIRTEAKQ, encoded by the coding sequence TTGGACATAAAAGAAGAGGCTCAAGTACAAGCCGAAAGAAATAAGGGGGCACGCATTGACTATACGGCCATTGCTGAATCACCAGCCTTCCGGAATCTGCTCGCTAAAAAGAAGAAGTTTATTTTGCCCTTATCTTTATTTTTCCTAGCATTTTATTTTACCCTGCCTGTTCTCACCGCTTATACAAAAGTTCTGAATAACCCTGCAATCGGAGCGATTAGCTGGGCATGGGTATTCGCTTTTGCCCAATTTATTATGACATGGGTTTTGTGCTCTCTCTATTCCAAAAAAGCTGCTTCATTTGACGTAATGGTTGAAGACATCCGCACGGAAGCAAAACAATAG
- a CDS encoding endonuclease: MLAPAQTEAVTGSGTWASPFSVSQAISNQNGSSKTVQGYVVGQPTAATTVITSSYPNDYAVALADSPSETNPANMIYVQLSTSYRSTFGLQSNPSLKGQAIKATGSLSAYFSHAGLKNPVQMEKAGGTVPPDDGGGSDGGGTTTPSPYDGTYYNPAIGKTGASLKSALHNIIDDHTELSYDAVWDALRHTDEDPLNSNNVILLYTGRSQSKLTNGGNPDDWNREHVWAKSHGDFGTAMGPGTDIHHLRPTDVSVNSSRGNLDFDNGGSQHSEALGNYFDSDSWEPRDEVKGDVARMIFYMAVRYEGDSGEPNLELNESVNNGSAPYMGKKSVLLQWHQQDPVSDWERHRNDVIYSDYQHNRNPFIDHPEWAASVFN; this comes from the coding sequence ATGCTGGCGCCTGCACAAACTGAAGCCGTCACTGGAAGCGGTACTTGGGCAAGCCCATTCTCTGTTTCACAGGCAATCAGCAATCAAAATGGTTCTTCCAAAACTGTTCAAGGTTATGTAGTGGGACAGCCCACTGCAGCTACGACTGTTATAACGAGCAGCTATCCAAATGATTATGCAGTGGCATTGGCGGATTCTCCAAGCGAAACAAACCCGGCCAATATGATTTATGTTCAGCTTTCCACTTCTTACCGCAGTACGTTCGGCCTTCAGTCTAATCCTTCTTTAAAAGGCCAGGCAATTAAAGCAACAGGCAGCCTATCTGCTTATTTTTCCCATGCAGGATTAAAAAACCCTGTTCAAATGGAAAAAGCAGGCGGGACCGTCCCTCCAGATGATGGCGGCGGCTCTGACGGCGGCGGAACAACGACTCCGTCTCCTTATGACGGCACATACTACAATCCGGCCATTGGTAAAACAGGAGCTTCACTAAAATCTGCTTTGCACAATATTATCGATGACCACACGGAGCTTTCTTACGACGCAGTATGGGATGCATTGCGCCATACTGATGAAGACCCGCTTAACTCAAATAATGTCATTCTATTATATACAGGACGTTCACAGAGCAAGCTGACAAACGGCGGAAATCCAGATGATTGGAACCGGGAACATGTTTGGGCAAAATCACATGGTGATTTCGGAACAGCAATGGGACCGGGAACAGATATTCATCATCTTCGTCCGACAGACGTTTCCGTAAATAGTTCAAGAGGAAACCTGGATTTTGATAACGGCGGATCCCAGCACTCAGAAGCACTTGGAAACTATTTCGACAGCGACTCATGGGAGCCTCGCGACGAAGTTAAAGGTGATGTAGCACGTATGATCTTTTACATGGCTGTCCGTTATGAAGGCGACAGCGGCGAACCGAATCTTGAGCTGAATGAGAGTGTGAACAATGGATCTGCTCCTTACATGGGCAAAAAATCCGTTCTTCTGCAATGGCATCAGCAGGATCCTGTCAGCGATTGGGAACGCCACCGCAATGACGTCATTTACAGCGATTATCAGCATAACCGCAATCCATTCATTGACCACCCTGAATGGGCGGCATCAGTATTTAACTAA
- a CDS encoding TetR/AcrR family transcriptional regulator has protein sequence MNEKEMIIMDEAIKLFADKGFRAASIQEIATASGISKGAFYLHFKSKEALLLSILQQHHQQFEEQVALIEKKELNSREKFTEWMSLTFDEISKHREFIITQIREQTVPFNKEIENFFRQKEWESYLMFEKNLLGMYGEEIRPFLGDLIILAKGMLRSYLELIIFDVLHFDRSQLASFLLERMDHLVEGFYKSELDPIISEQSMKVMWKSIRTAKLGSAEYVLEHLQETRKLANDNEDIMVTLDVLEEELQSEQLRKPVVKGMLTNLEQQEAFKEFAGIVRKYILQEKEPQ, from the coding sequence ATGAATGAAAAAGAAATGATCATTATGGATGAAGCCATTAAATTATTTGCAGATAAAGGATTTCGTGCGGCTTCTATACAAGAGATTGCTACAGCAAGCGGCATTTCGAAAGGTGCTTTTTATCTGCATTTTAAATCAAAGGAAGCCCTGCTGCTCTCTATCCTGCAGCAGCATCACCAGCAATTTGAAGAACAGGTGGCGCTGATTGAAAAAAAGGAACTGAATTCAAGGGAGAAGTTTACTGAATGGATGTCGCTTACCTTTGATGAAATCTCCAAACACCGCGAATTTATTATTACCCAGATCAGGGAACAAACTGTCCCGTTTAATAAAGAGATTGAAAACTTTTTCCGCCAGAAGGAGTGGGAAAGCTATTTAATGTTCGAAAAAAATCTGCTCGGAATGTATGGAGAAGAGATCCGTCCGTTTTTGGGAGACTTGATTATTCTTGCAAAAGGAATGCTGCGTTCTTATTTGGAGCTGATTATCTTTGACGTGCTGCATTTCGACCGGTCTCAATTAGCCTCCTTTCTGCTTGAGCGAATGGATCACCTTGTGGAAGGCTTTTATAAAAGCGAACTGGATCCGATCATTTCTGAACAATCCATGAAGGTAATGTGGAAGTCCATCCGCACGGCAAAGCTAGGGTCTGCGGAATATGTCCTTGAACATCTGCAGGAGACAAGAAAACTGGCCAATGATAACGAGGACATCATGGTAACCTTAGATGTACTGGAGGAAGAGCTTCAAAGTGAACAGCTGCGAAAGCCCGTTGTTAAAGGGATGCTGACGAACTTAGAGCAACAGGAAGCTTTTAAAGAATTTGCAGGAATTGTGAGAAAATACATTTTACAGGAAAAGGAGCCGCAATAG
- a CDS encoding ABC transporter substrate-binding protein, translated as MKKKKLTGIFLSLSLLTGIAAGCGAQSSGSAGDTIKIGANLELSGGVASYGQSVSEGLELALEEINKEGIDGKKLELVKVDNKSEAAEATSGALKLVSQDKVAAVVGAATSTNTLAQVEILAKNKVPLITPTGTNPAITNKDGKVNEYAFRTCFIDPFQGTVAANFAADELKAKTAAVYIDSASDYSKGLAAAFKESFTKAGGKIVIEEAYIAKDTDFRATLTRIKSSKPDFVFLPGYYEEVGLIIKQGRELGIDVPFMGGDGWDSPKLAEIAGGDALNNTFITNHYSAGDPDEKIQAFVKAFKAKYSDKSPDAFAALGYDTAYYLADAIKRAGSSDPVKIQKALAETKDLALISGKLTLDKNHDPVKSAAILEYKNGEQQFKTNVEPE; from the coding sequence ATGAAAAAGAAAAAATTAACTGGAATTTTTCTATCTTTATCATTATTAACTGGAATAGCAGCAGGATGCGGGGCGCAAAGCAGCGGATCTGCTGGGGATACCATTAAGATTGGAGCGAATCTTGAGCTTTCAGGCGGGGTGGCATCCTATGGTCAGTCTGTTTCGGAGGGACTGGAGCTCGCATTGGAAGAAATCAATAAAGAAGGCATTGACGGGAAAAAACTGGAGCTTGTTAAAGTTGATAATAAATCTGAAGCAGCAGAAGCAACTTCAGGAGCCCTTAAACTTGTGAGCCAGGATAAGGTAGCTGCTGTGGTAGGAGCTGCTACAAGCACAAATACACTGGCCCAGGTAGAGATTCTTGCGAAAAATAAGGTTCCTCTCATCACTCCTACCGGTACGAATCCGGCCATCACAAATAAAGATGGCAAGGTCAATGAATACGCGTTCAGAACATGTTTCATCGACCCATTCCAAGGAACGGTGGCTGCTAACTTCGCAGCAGATGAACTGAAAGCGAAAACAGCGGCAGTATACATCGATTCAGCCAGTGACTATTCTAAAGGATTGGCTGCTGCATTTAAAGAATCCTTCACAAAAGCGGGCGGAAAAATCGTGATTGAGGAAGCGTACATTGCGAAAGATACAGATTTCCGCGCTACTCTTACAAGAATAAAGTCATCGAAGCCGGACTTTGTTTTCCTGCCGGGTTATTACGAAGAAGTGGGTCTGATCATCAAGCAGGGCCGTGAGCTCGGCATTGATGTGCCATTTATGGGCGGCGACGGCTGGGATTCACCAAAGCTTGCTGAAATTGCGGGCGGCGATGCATTGAACAATACGTTCATCACAAATCACTACTCAGCTGGAGATCCGGATGAAAAAATTCAAGCATTCGTTAAAGCATTTAAAGCGAAGTACAGCGACAAATCTCCTGATGCATTTGCTGCACTTGGATATGATACAGCTTACTACCTGGCAGATGCCATTAAGCGTGCCGGAAGCAGTGATCCTGTGAAAATTCAAAAGGCACTGGCAGAAACGAAAGATTTGGCGCTTATCTCCGGAAAACTGACGCTGGATAAAAATCATGATCCGGTTAAATCGGCTGCTATCCTTGAATACAAAAATGGAGAGCAGCAGTTTAAAACGAACGTAGAACCGGAATAA
- a CDS encoding branched-chain amino acid ABC transporter permease produces the protein MAKFKNRLGFWLSIGSALAGFVIFQILISGGILNPFYVNAIYTIAINIILAVSLHLIIGITGQFSIGHAGFLAVGAYASAIFSMNLQLPFGLALLAGGLAAAVAGLIIGIPTLRLRGDYLAIATLGFGEIVRIMLLNMDYVGGASGMQVSNLTTWPWIFGCLLLTIIVIRNFTNSTHGRACISIREDETAADAMGINTTYYKVMAFVIGSFFAGIAGGLFAHNFYIIQPSNFGFLKSFDILIFVVLGGLGSMSGAVIAAILLTIVSTFLQDYPETRMIIYSLVLIVMMLYRPQGVMGTKEITSFFKKQKPAQGGQSDEKHNTSA, from the coding sequence ATGGCTAAATTTAAAAACAGATTAGGCTTCTGGCTTTCTATAGGAAGTGCACTCGCAGGTTTTGTCATCTTTCAAATTCTTATTTCCGGGGGAATATTAAATCCGTTTTACGTGAATGCCATCTACACCATTGCTATCAATATCATTCTTGCAGTCAGCCTGCACTTGATTATCGGGATTACCGGACAGTTTTCCATTGGACATGCCGGGTTCCTCGCAGTTGGTGCTTATGCATCCGCGATCTTTTCAATGAATTTGCAGCTTCCGTTCGGTTTAGCTCTGCTGGCTGGAGGACTGGCCGCTGCTGTTGCCGGTTTAATTATCGGGATCCCGACTCTGAGGCTAAGGGGGGATTACCTGGCCATCGCGACACTCGGGTTTGGGGAAATTGTGAGAATCATGCTTTTGAACATGGATTATGTAGGCGGCGCAAGCGGGATGCAGGTTTCCAATTTGACGACCTGGCCATGGATTTTCGGCTGTCTCCTTCTAACGATTATCGTCATCCGCAATTTTACAAATTCTACTCACGGAAGAGCCTGTATTTCGATCAGGGAAGATGAAACGGCCGCGGATGCAATGGGCATCAACACGACTTATTACAAAGTAATGGCATTTGTCATCGGGTCATTCTTCGCAGGAATCGCCGGGGGCTTGTTTGCCCATAATTTCTACATCATTCAGCCGTCAAATTTCGGATTCCTGAAATCCTTTGATATTCTGATTTTTGTTGTACTTGGCGGCTTGGGAAGCATGTCGGGGGCTGTAATTGCCGCAATCCTTCTGACGATTGTATCGACCTTCCTTCAGGATTATCCGGAAACAAGGATGATTATTTACAGCCTTGTGCTGATTGTGATGATGCTCTATCGCCCGCAAGGAGTAATGGGAACAAAAGAAATTACATCCTTCTTCAAAAAGCAGAAACCTGCACAAGGAGGCCAATCAGATGAAAAACACAACACCTCTGCTTAA
- a CDS encoding ABC transporter ATP-binding protein, with translation MKNTTPLLKVDSVSIQFGGLKAVSGVNMELHEGELAGLIGPNGAGKTTFFNLLTGVYVPTEGSISLEGKVLKNLAPYKITKKGISRTFQNIRLFGELSVIDNVKVAYHSLSKHSIAESIFRLPRHFSGEKEMEEKALEFLKIFKLDGYRDEKAKNLPYGQQRRLEIARALAARPKLLLLDEPAAGMNPQETRDLMELIRFIRTEFNLTVLLIEHDMPLVMGVCERIYVLDHGQMIASGSPEEVRNNPKVIEAYLGEEVS, from the coding sequence ATGAAAAACACAACACCTCTGCTTAAGGTAGATTCAGTGAGCATCCAATTCGGAGGCCTGAAGGCGGTGTCAGGAGTAAATATGGAGCTTCACGAAGGAGAGCTGGCAGGCTTAATCGGTCCGAATGGAGCGGGGAAAACGACGTTTTTCAACCTGCTTACAGGTGTATATGTCCCGACAGAGGGAAGCATTTCTTTAGAGGGAAAGGTGCTGAAAAATCTGGCACCTTATAAAATTACGAAAAAAGGAATCAGCCGTACCTTCCAGAACATCCGTCTGTTCGGGGAACTATCTGTAATTGATAACGTAAAGGTGGCCTATCATTCTTTATCAAAGCACTCCATTGCTGAATCGATATTCAGACTGCCGCGCCATTTCAGCGGCGAGAAGGAAATGGAAGAAAAAGCACTGGAGTTTTTGAAGATATTTAAATTAGATGGTTACCGGGATGAAAAGGCTAAAAACCTTCCATATGGACAGCAGCGGAGGCTGGAGATTGCCAGAGCCCTTGCAGCCCGCCCAAAGCTTCTTTTGCTCGATGAGCCGGCTGCCGGAATGAATCCGCAGGAAACGAGAGATTTGATGGAGCTGATCCGGTTTATCCGAACAGAATTTAACCTGACTGTTTTATTAATTGAGCATGATATGCCGCTTGTAATGGGAGTTTGCGAGCGTATTTACGTGCTGGATCACGGTCAAATGATTGCATCAGGAAGCCCGGAAGAAGTTCGGAACAATCCTAAAGTCATCGAGGCTTATCTGGGCGAGGAGGTTTCATAA
- a CDS encoding branched-chain amino acid ABC transporter permease — translation MEFIQQLINGISLGSIYALIALGYTMVYGIVKLINFAHGDVFMVGAFVGFYSITVLKLPFFPALILAMTVCALFGMMIERIAYKPLRNATRIAALITAIGVSLFIEYGMIYVRGAQPEAYPGTVLPKETIDLFGLNVSSQSLFILGISVLLMILLQFIVHRTKIGKAMRAVSHDAEAAKLMGINVDNTISATFAIGSALAGAAGVIFGVYYIKIEPLMGIIPGLKAFVAAVLGGIGIIPGAMVGGLALGVIESLVSAMGFSLWRDGVAFIVLILILIFRPSGLFGKNMREKV, via the coding sequence ATGGAATTTATCCAGCAGCTGATCAACGGCATATCGCTTGGCAGTATATACGCTTTAATCGCTTTAGGCTATACGATGGTTTACGGAATTGTTAAATTGATTAACTTCGCGCATGGTGATGTTTTCATGGTTGGAGCGTTTGTCGGTTTTTATTCGATTACGGTTTTAAAGCTTCCGTTTTTCCCTGCTCTGATTCTCGCTATGACGGTATGTGCCTTGTTCGGAATGATGATTGAAAGAATTGCGTACAAACCTCTTAGAAATGCAACCAGGATAGCGGCCCTGATTACAGCTATTGGAGTATCGCTATTTATTGAATATGGAATGATTTATGTCCGAGGTGCCCAGCCGGAAGCTTATCCCGGTACTGTGCTGCCGAAGGAAACAATTGATCTATTTGGGTTAAACGTGAGTTCGCAATCATTGTTTATTTTAGGTATTTCCGTTCTTTTGATGATTTTGCTTCAATTTATCGTGCATCGTACGAAAATCGGCAAAGCGATGCGAGCCGTGTCCCATGATGCGGAAGCAGCAAAGCTAATGGGGATCAACGTTGATAATACGATTTCCGCCACTTTTGCCATTGGCTCCGCACTCGCGGGAGCAGCCGGTGTCATTTTTGGAGTGTATTACATAAAGATCGAACCATTAATGGGGATCATCCCTGGGCTTAAGGCATTCGTGGCAGCTGTTCTCGGGGGGATCGGCATTATTCCCGGGGCGATGGTCGGCGGATTAGCTCTGGGGGTTATTGAATCCTTAGTCAGTGCGATGGGCTTCTCGCTTTGGCGCGATGGAGTAGCCTTTATCGTTCTTATTCTGATTCTCATTTTCCGTCCATCAGGATTGTTCGGAAAAAATATGAGAGAGAAAGTGTAG
- a CDS encoding ABC transporter ATP-binding protein translates to MLKVEGINVYYGHIQALKEVSLEIRQGEIVTLIGANGAGKSTLLKTISGLLKAKNGEVQFEGKNINGKAAQTIVKQGISHVPEGRRIFANMSVEENLELGAYLRKDKKGIKDDFDMVYDLFPRLQERIKQQAGTLSGGEQQMLAMGRALMARPRLLLLDEPSMGLAPLLVKTIFRIIEEINKSGTTILLVEQNANMALSIANMAYVLETGKVVISGHPDELNASEQVKMAYLGGH, encoded by the coding sequence ATGCTGAAGGTAGAAGGAATCAACGTGTATTATGGCCACATTCAGGCTCTGAAGGAGGTTTCGCTTGAAATCCGCCAGGGAGAGATTGTGACACTGATCGGAGCAAACGGAGCCGGAAAAAGCACGCTTCTCAAAACCATTTCAGGGCTTTTAAAAGCTAAAAATGGCGAGGTCCAGTTTGAAGGAAAGAATATTAACGGAAAAGCCGCACAGACCATCGTAAAACAGGGAATATCCCATGTTCCTGAAGGCAGAAGGATCTTTGCTAACATGTCTGTTGAAGAAAACCTCGAGCTTGGAGCTTACCTTAGAAAAGATAAAAAGGGAATTAAAGACGATTTTGACATGGTTTATGACCTGTTTCCCCGTCTTCAGGAACGGATTAAGCAGCAGGCCGGAACACTGTCCGGAGGGGAGCAGCAAATGCTTGCTATGGGACGGGCATTAATGGCCCGCCCAAGACTCCTGCTTCTTGATGAACCCTCCATGGGTCTCGCGCCATTGCTTGTCAAAACGATTTTCCGGATCATTGAAGAGATTAATAAAAGCGGAACGACCATCCTGCTTGTCGAGCAAAACGCCAATATGGCCCTCTCTATTGCTAATATGGCTTATGTATTGGAAACAGGAAAAGTCGTGATTTCCGGTCATCCGGATGAGCTGAATGCAAGCGAACAGGTGAAAATGGCGTATTTAGGAGGCCATTAG
- a CDS encoding solute symporter family protein encodes MNLLAFSLFLAIVALTLVITYAASKRTKTTSDFYTADGSLTGWQNGLAIAGDYMSAASFLGIAGMVALSGFGGFFYSIGFLVAYLVVLYLVAEPLRNLGKYTMADMIAARFDDKKVRGVAALNTISISIFYMIAQLVGAGALIKLLLGIDYIWSVLIVGTLMTVYVVFGGMTATSWVQIVKALLLMIGTFIISVIVFAKFDFNIMNMFEEMKSATPLGEAFLNPGNKFTNPLDTISLNLALVLGTAGLPHILIRFFTVKDAITARKSVVYATWIIGIFYVMTIFLGFGAAAFVGYDRIVEANAAGNMAAPLLAQALGGDFLFAFVSAVAFATILAVVAGLVLSAASAFAHDFYSHILRKGKATEKEQVVAARWASVGVAILSIILALFAQKMNVAFLVALAFAVAASANLPIILLTIFWKRFNTAGAVSGMLTGLLSSLILVAVSPNLWSPEAGAAIFTGTPLITLTNPGIISIPLGFIGAFLGTVISRKKESERKFDEIVVRANTGIKGDYN; translated from the coding sequence ATGAATCTATTAGCCTTTTCTCTGTTTCTGGCGATTGTTGCCTTAACCTTGGTTATTACCTATGCTGCTTCCAAAAGGACAAAAACAACGAGTGATTTTTATACAGCGGATGGATCGCTGACAGGCTGGCAAAACGGTCTTGCCATCGCAGGAGATTACATGTCTGCAGCTTCGTTTTTAGGAATCGCCGGAATGGTAGCGCTTTCAGGTTTCGGTGGTTTTTTCTACAGTATCGGATTCCTGGTCGCTTATCTCGTGGTGCTTTACCTTGTAGCCGAGCCATTAAGAAATCTCGGAAAATACACAATGGCAGACATGATCGCCGCCCGCTTTGATGATAAAAAAGTTAGGGGTGTAGCTGCGCTCAATACGATATCCATTTCCATTTTCTATATGATTGCCCAGCTGGTAGGCGCCGGAGCCCTGATTAAACTGCTTTTAGGAATCGACTACATATGGTCTGTATTAATTGTAGGAACCTTAATGACCGTGTATGTTGTGTTCGGAGGAATGACTGCTACGAGCTGGGTGCAAATCGTAAAAGCACTTCTCCTGATGATTGGAACCTTTATTATTTCAGTTATTGTTTTCGCGAAGTTTGACTTTAATATAATGAATATGTTTGAGGAGATGAAATCTGCCACTCCTCTTGGGGAAGCCTTTTTAAATCCCGGAAACAAATTCACAAACCCGCTCGACACCATCTCTCTTAATCTCGCATTGGTACTCGGGACAGCCGGGCTTCCTCATATCTTAATCAGGTTCTTCACAGTAAAGGATGCCATTACCGCCAGAAAATCAGTTGTTTATGCTACATGGATTATCGGAATCTTTTACGTAATGACCATTTTTCTTGGCTTCGGAGCTGCTGCTTTTGTAGGCTATGACCGGATTGTAGAAGCGAATGCAGCAGGAAATATGGCTGCGCCGCTGCTTGCTCAAGCCCTTGGGGGAGACTTCCTTTTCGCCTTTGTATCAGCCGTAGCGTTCGCTACGATTCTTGCCGTAGTAGCCGGACTTGTTCTATCAGCTGCTTCTGCATTTGCGCACGACTTCTACAGTCATATCCTGCGTAAGGGGAAGGCAACAGAAAAGGAACAGGTCGTCGCAGCGAGATGGGCATCCGTGGGAGTCGCGATTCTATCAATCATCCTTGCCTTATTTGCCCAGAAAATGAATGTGGCATTTCTTGTGGCCCTCGCCTTCGCTGTCGCAGCAAGTGCGAACCTGCCGATTATTCTGCTCACGATTTTCTGGAAAAGGTTTAATACGGCAGGAGCCGTTTCCGGGATGTTAACCGGGCTATTAAGCTCTCTCATTCTTGTAGCCGTCAGTCCGAATTTATGGTCACCGGAAGCAGGAGCGGCCATTTTCACCGGCACTCCGCTGATCACTCTGACGAATCCTGGTATTATCTCGATTCCATTAGGCTTCATCGGCGCTTTCCTCGGAACCGTCATTTCGCGCAAAAAAGAATCGGAGCGGAAGTTCGATGAAATTGTCGTGAGGGCTAATACTGGTATTAAAGGAGACTATAATTAA
- a CDS encoding NAD(P)-dependent oxidoreductase, translating into MKITVFGASGGTGKEFVRQAAEQGHAIKAFVRTPSKFPFQDTPNITMMTGDALQFSSVAEAVKGSDAVVSCLGADGLGKTTLLSEMTGHIIRAMEQNGVKRLGYVASAGIHREIPGLRGKMANMVLRNVLDDHLRAAELMKESDLEWTIARPMRLMDEPLTGTYRTSMDSVPKNGKKISRADVAHFILSSIDNRTCIRESAGLAYLNGNVSHGTKKEAYHRTLLFRLFIIFFTIG; encoded by the coding sequence TTGAAGATTACGGTATTTGGAGCAAGCGGAGGAACCGGAAAAGAATTTGTGAGGCAGGCGGCAGAACAGGGACATGCCATCAAAGCTTTCGTAAGAACACCTTCCAAATTCCCCTTTCAGGATACACCGAATATCACGATGATGACCGGGGATGCCCTGCAGTTTTCCAGTGTTGCGGAAGCCGTGAAGGGCAGTGATGCGGTTGTATCCTGTCTTGGTGCGGATGGCTTGGGGAAAACCACCTTACTTTCAGAAATGACCGGTCATATCATTAGGGCAATGGAACAGAATGGAGTAAAACGCCTGGGGTACGTGGCATCGGCTGGAATACACAGGGAAATTCCCGGTTTAAGAGGGAAAATGGCTAACATGGTTCTTCGAAATGTTCTGGACGATCACCTTAGAGCTGCCGAGCTCATGAAAGAGTCGGATTTGGAATGGACCATAGCCCGTCCGATGCGATTGATGGACGAACCGCTTACTGGAACGTACCGCACATCTATGGACAGCGTGCCGAAGAACGGCAAAAAGATCAGCCGGGCAGATGTCGCTCATTTCATCCTCTCCTCAATTGATAATCGTACCTGCATTCGTGAATCAGCAGGGCTTGCTTATTTAAACGGGAATGTTTCACATGGAACAAAAAAAGAAGCGTATCATCGAACGCTTCTTTTTCGTTTATTCATCATTTTCTTTACAATCGGGTAG
- a CDS encoding DUF3231 family protein: MVQHNINLTTPEISALWTAYMQETASSCLLKHFLSYMEDEQVKPIVQEAYDLSVSSINKLKNTFKKENFPIPFGFGEGDLDEQALPLFTDLYALSYVYRVSQLGMMGYAYSFITVARKDLLDFFEQTKEAATKIYRKAVDLMLSKGIYDRPPKIPYPEQVEFVQKNSFMNGWLKERPLNAFELGEAFFIIERNYIGMIHLIGLIQTCKDHDVKQFFIKGRKLAQKQIDTFNDLLKKEGHLGTLPVSLEVTDTTVNPFSDKLNMFMITTSTSTAIWLMGRSLSASMRKDLTAHYMLIMKDILLFVEEGAKLMIDRGWLEQPPQAQRRI, encoded by the coding sequence TTGGTCCAGCATAATATCAATTTAACCACTCCGGAGATATCTGCTCTGTGGACGGCCTATATGCAGGAGACTGCCTCCTCTTGTTTGCTGAAGCATTTCCTGAGTTATATGGAGGATGAACAGGTAAAGCCAATCGTGCAGGAAGCCTATGATTTATCTGTTTCCTCCATCAATAAATTGAAAAATACGTTCAAAAAAGAGAATTTCCCCATTCCATTTGGTTTCGGTGAGGGAGATTTGGATGAACAGGCACTTCCTCTGTTTACGGATCTATATGCCCTCAGCTATGTATACCGTGTCAGCCAGCTTGGAATGATGGGGTATGCGTATTCATTTATTACAGTGGCCCGGAAGGATTTGCTTGATTTCTTTGAACAAACAAAAGAAGCTGCCACAAAGATTTACAGAAAAGCAGTTGACTTGATGCTTTCAAAGGGAATATATGACCGCCCTCCCAAAATTCCGTATCCTGAACAGGTTGAGTTTGTTCAAAAGAATTCGTTTATGAACGGATGGCTGAAGGAAAGGCCGTTAAACGCTTTCGAGCTAGGAGAGGCATTCTTCATTATTGAGCGTAATTACATTGGAATGATTCATCTGATTGGTCTTATCCAAACGTGCAAGGATCATGATGTAAAGCAATTTTTCATAAAAGGCCGGAAGCTTGCCCAGAAACAGATTGATACCTTTAATGATTTGCTTAAAAAAGAAGGCCATTTAGGAACGCTGCCTGTTTCATTAGAGGTGACGGATACAACGGTCAATCCGTTTTCAGACAAACTTAACATGTTTATGATTACCACATCTACTTCAACGGCCATATGGCTTATGGGAAGATCTCTCTCTGCTTCAATGAGAAAGGACCTCACTGCGCACTATATGCTTATCATGAAAGACATCCTTCTGTTTGTGGAAGAAGGGGCTAAGCTCATGATTGACCGGGGCTGGCTTGAACAGCCGCCTCAGGCTCAAAGAAGAATCTAG